In Marasmius oreades isolate 03SP1 chromosome 1, whole genome shotgun sequence, one DNA window encodes the following:
- the PNS1 gene encoding Putative choline transporter, neither null mutation nor overexpression affects choline transport has product MSGWNQNKMGSDPQYQQGYAPYPGPTPSYAQGYAPPPDDAYGGYGGGDVKDPYANDRFKPKSRINDPIFLILFILQFLGFAVLSGIALNSWVSTGGKGGGLGKSGGRSGTSITLNASTAYLLLLATAAAVLFSSLYLILIRMFTKMVMHITLILSILLNIGICIYYWITKYYSGAIIFTVIALFSILSYWGYKSRIPLASLLLQVVIDISKHHKTVYVVAFTSLIVQAAFAVWYVFTCMAIYSKWTPGGASCTGSACSSGKVAGLIFYATFSFLWTSQVIGNVALLTLAGGAYGSWYYFGPRSQGEMPNHPNWSSFARASTTSLGSVAFGSLIVTILELIKLILQAIQNNANSEGHPVEAILACCAACIVGCIESAVEYFNRYAYIEIALYGKPYIAAAKDTWRLFKDRGIDALVNDSLVGMTLTWGAYAVGMLSSLFAYLYLRITAPSYNVDGQYTAPVILFAFLIGIMCSLTLSSAIEAGVSTIFVGLGEDPQVLAIRAPALFGLIAQAYPDVVQGVPNA; this is encoded by the exons ATGTCGGGCTGGAACCAGAACAAAATGGGTAGCGATCCTCAGTATCAACAGGGGTACGCTCCCTATCCTGGGCCAACTCCGTCGTACGCGCAAGGCTACGCACCTCCACCTGATGACGCTTATGGTGGCTATGGGGGTGGGGATGTGAAGGACCCCTACGCGAATGACAGGTTCAAGCCGAAGAGCAGGATCAACGACCCCATTTTCCTCATTTTGTTCATTCTCCAG TTTCTTGGTTTTGCCGTATTGTCTGGAATCGCTCTCAACTCATGGGTTTCCACCGGTGGTAAAGGAGGTGGTCTAGGGAAAAGTGGAGGTCGCTCGGGCACCAGCATTACATTGAACGC GAGCACGGCATACCTATTGCTGCTGGCGACTGCAGCAGCGGTTCTTTTCTCCTCGCTCTACCTGATCCTCATTAGGATGTTCACGAAAATGGTTATGCACATCACTCTCATCCTCAGTATTCTCCTCAACAT CGGAATATGCATTTATTACTGGATTACCAAATACTATT CGGGAGCCATCATCTTCACTGTGATCGCCCTATTTTCGATTTTGTCATACTGGGGATACAAATCCCGCATTCCTTTGGCGTCACTCCTTCTGCAAGTTGTAATAGACATTTCGAAACACCACAAGACTGTCTATGTAGTGGCGTTTACGTCTCTTATCGTCCAAGCAGCATTTGCGGT GTGGTATGTCTTCACCTGTATGGCAAT ATACTCCAAGTGGACTCCCGGAGGCGCGA GTTGCACCGGGTCGGCATGCTCATCCGGAAAAGTAGCTGGCTTGATTTTTTACGCCACGTTTTCGTTTCTCTGGACCTCTCAGGTCATCGGTAACGTTGCACTTTTGACACTCGCTGGTGGCGCCTATGGATCCTGGTACTACTTTGGACCGCGCTCACAAGGGGAGATG CCTAATCATCCCAACTGGTCATCGTTCGCCCGTGCATCGACTACGTCCTTGGGATCCGTCGCGTTTGGCTCATTGATCGTGACAATCCTCGAACTGATCAAGTTGATTCTACAAGCCATACAGAACAATGCGAACTCTGAGGGTCATC CCGTGGAGGCTATCTTGGCTTGTTGTGCGGCTTGTATCGTCGGCTGTATTGAGTCCGCCGTCGAATACTTCAATAG GTATGCCTATATTGAGATTG CGCTTTATGGAAAGCCATACATCGCAGCCGCAAAGGACACTTGGAGACTGTTCAAAGACCGTGGAATAGATGCTCTCGTTAACGATTCGTTAGTGGGAATGA CGTTGACGTGGGGTGCTTACGCTGTTGGAATGCTATCCTCGCTATTCGCGTATCTATATCTTCGAA TTACCGCCCCGTCTTACAATGTTGACGGACAGTATACTGCCCCTGTTATCCTATTTGCATTTTTAATTGGAATCATGTGCT CTCTGACACTGTCATCCGCCATCGAAGCTGGTGTTTCGACCAT ATTCGTCGGTCTCGGAGAAGATCCTCAGGTCCTAGCCATCCGTGCACCGGCATTATTCGGC CTTATCGCTCAAGCCTACCCTGACGTGGTTCAGGGTGTGCCGAATGCGTAA